Proteins from a single region of Styela clava chromosome 1, kaStyClav1.hap1.2, whole genome shotgun sequence:
- the LOC120345634 gene encoding uncharacterized protein LOC120345634, with protein MEFYNMKYGIILFLMLSSGIPSCIGCHSPIPPSGGHSHLLSQLLGLTTSYIDYCSKYALDFDDELLYEIAENDPELVETLEAGQNQWYAIMLDNLWETETCQDPSLEDFCEKFEECIIDLNT; from the exons ATGGAGTTCTACAACATGAAATATGGAATCATACTTTTCCTGATGCTGAGTTCCGGTATACCTTCATGTATAG GTTGCCATTCTCCAATACCACCAAGTGGCGGTCACTCTCATTTATTATCGCAGCTTCTCGGACTGACAACGTCTTACATCGATTATTGTTCGAAATACGCA TTGGATTTTGATGATGAGTTACTGTATGAAATTGCCGAAAATGATCCGGAACTGGTGGAAACATTGGAAGCAGGACAAAATCAATGGTACGCAATAATGTTGGACAATTTATGGGAAACAGAGACCTGCCAAGATCCTTCACTTGAGGATTTTTGCGAAAAGTTTGAG gaatGTATAATCGATTTAAATACGTGA